One region of Acidovorax sp. T1 genomic DNA includes:
- the rsmB gene encoding 16S rRNA (cytosine(967)-C(5))-methyltransferase RsmB, with protein MALWQQLASVAAALQAIRAGQSGTAALAAVDAGLRPGVQSLLFQVLRALGRAEALRRQLVSRTPPPAADALLCTALALSWDSETASYEPFTLVNQAVEAAKRSVAMRAQASFINACLRRFLREREALVAATDADPVARWNHPLWWVKKLQKDHPAHWEQILQANNAQAPMVLRINALKGTIAQYQQALAAMNIDSAVVGESGLILRQPLPVTELPGFAQGMVSVQDAAAQQAAPLLLQGLDLTQPLRVLDACAAPGGKTAHLLEYAGTSSAMQVTALEVDAVRSARIHETLERLGLHAQVLVADAGRPQDWWQQACAGELFDAVLLDAPCTASGIVRRHPDVRWLRRETDIAQLATQQARLLAALWPLVRPGGRLLYCTCSVFRAEGDAQVQTFLAHNTDARLLPSPGHLMPGHVNNLGAVPDNAPGEHDGFFYALLHKAPG; from the coding sequence ATTGCGCTGTGGCAGCAGCTCGCAAGCGTTGCTGCGGCGTTGCAGGCCATTCGCGCCGGACAGTCGGGCACGGCGGCGCTGGCCGCCGTGGATGCGGGCTTGCGACCGGGTGTGCAGTCGCTGCTGTTTCAGGTGTTGCGTGCGTTGGGCCGCGCCGAGGCGCTGCGGCGCCAGCTGGTGTCGCGCACGCCGCCGCCCGCTGCCGATGCGCTGTTGTGCACGGCATTGGCGCTGTCGTGGGATTCAGAAACGGCGTCTTACGAGCCATTCACCCTGGTCAACCAGGCCGTTGAGGCGGCCAAGCGCAGCGTCGCCATGCGTGCACAGGCGTCGTTCATCAATGCCTGCCTGCGCCGCTTCCTGCGCGAGCGCGAAGCGCTGGTTGCGGCAACGGATGCCGACCCCGTGGCGCGCTGGAATCACCCGCTGTGGTGGGTGAAAAAGCTGCAAAAAGACCACCCAGCGCACTGGGAGCAGATCCTGCAGGCCAACAATGCCCAAGCGCCCATGGTTTTGCGCATTAATGCATTAAAAGGCACGATAGCCCAATACCAGCAAGCGCTAGCTGCTATGAATATTGATTCGGCGGTGGTCGGTGAAAGCGGTTTGATTTTGCGGCAGCCCCTGCCGGTCACGGAGTTGCCTGGATTTGCCCAAGGGATGGTTTCGGTGCAGGACGCGGCCGCGCAGCAGGCAGCCCCTTTGTTGCTGCAGGGGCTTGACCTCACGCAGCCGCTGCGGGTGCTGGATGCCTGCGCGGCGCCGGGCGGCAAGACGGCCCATCTGCTGGAATATGCGGGCACCTCCAGTGCCATGCAGGTGACCGCCCTGGAGGTGGACGCGGTGCGCAGCGCGCGCATCCACGAAACCCTGGAGCGCCTCGGTTTGCACGCACAGGTGCTGGTGGCCGACGCAGGACGGCCGCAGGACTGGTGGCAGCAGGCCTGCGCCGGCGAATTGTTCGATGCGGTGCTGCTCGACGCCCCCTGCACCGCGTCCGGCATCGTTCGCCGCCATCCGGATGTGCGCTGGTTGCGCCGCGAAACCGACATTGCCCAGCTGGCCACCCAGCAGGCGCGCCTGCTGGCGGCCTTGTGGCCGCTGGTGCGGCCCGGTGGCCGGCTACTGTATTGCACCTGTTCGGTGTTCCGCGCCGAGGGTGATGCGCAGGTTCAAACGTTTCTTGCGCACAACACCGATGCCCGGTTGCTGCCATCGCCAGGGCATTTAATGCCTGGCCATGTGAATAATCTCGGAGCTGTCCCGGACAATGCACCGGGTGAGCATGACGGATTTTTTTACGCACTGTTGCATAAAGCACCCGGGTGA
- a CDS encoding DUF4390 domain-containing protein, whose translation MARSVFVWVMAWLLVLAWPVWAQAQSPASEVADLRLERADDGVYLSATLQFALPELAEDALYKGIPMFFVAEAQVLRERWYWSDRQVATATRHLRLSYQPLTRRWRLSTSTSPISNTGLGVVLGQNFDDLRDAVSAMQRISRWKIANADEIDADAVHKVNFRFRLDMSQLPRPLQIGAVGSAGWSLAVTRNQWLMPEAAR comes from the coding sequence ATGGCTCGCTCCGTCTTCGTTTGGGTGATGGCATGGCTGCTGGTGCTGGCCTGGCCGGTGTGGGCACAGGCGCAATCGCCTGCCAGCGAAGTAGCGGATCTGCGCCTGGAACGGGCCGACGACGGTGTGTATCTGAGCGCCACCCTGCAATTTGCACTGCCCGAACTGGCCGAAGACGCCCTCTACAAGGGCATTCCCATGTTTTTTGTGGCCGAAGCCCAGGTACTGCGGGAGCGCTGGTATTGGTCCGACCGCCAAGTGGCCACCGCCACCCGCCATTTACGCCTGAGTTATCAGCCGCTGACGCGCCGCTGGCGCCTGAGCACGTCGACCTCACCCATCTCCAACACCGGCCTGGGGGTGGTGCTGGGGCAGAACTTTGACGACCTGCGCGATGCGGTGTCTGCCATGCAACGAATTTCGCGCTGGAAGATCGCGAATGCCGATGAAATCGATGCAGATGCGGTGCACAAGGTGAACTTTCGGTTCCGGCTGGACATGTCGCAGCTACCCCGCCCGCTGCAGATTGGTGCCGTCGGCAGCGCGGGCTGGAGCCTCGCGGTCACGCGCAACCAGTGGCTGATGCCGGAGGCTGCGCGGTGA
- a CDS encoding sensor histidine kinase, translating into MSKRQPTGEPATAQTLARQSRAVRWTVGVGAAIMSAIGMVLLFMLTLATNNRALYERNYAWLFGVNVLVAVLLLAVLAWVGVRLVVRLRRGRFGSRLLVKLAAIFALVGLLPGLLIYVVSYQFVTRSIESWFDVKVEGALVAGVNLARVSLDSMAEDMASKARAASVQLAQVPDAAAGLVLERIRDQLSATDVVLWNAAGHAVASAGQSRFSLSPERPGTAQLRMVRQQRTLAQIEGLDDLADPAVTQNARVKVFALVASPSVGLLLEPRFLQVTMPLPPALVANALAVQEANREYQERALAREGLRRMYVGTLTLGLFLAVFGAVLLAVLLGNQLVRPLLVLAEGVREVAAGNLGPKAALQGKDELDGLTRSFATMTQQIADAQGAVEQSMGEVDAARAKLQTILDNLTAGVMVLDPQGLILSFNPGATRILRAPMAAYAGKPLTAVPGMAAFAAAVQKQFDEFLGDQHHHGLDHWQQPFELHGSPSGAAHHATSLVIRGAELPDASRLLVFDDISEIVSAQRAQAWGEVARRLAHEIKNPLTPVQLSAERLEMKLTGKLPAPEQAILTKSVRTIVEQVDAMKRLVNEFRDYARLPAAELQALDLNALVTDVLYLYGAENATVPVESELDARCLPIAGDAQQLRQVVHNLLQNAQDATEQARADGSALPPVRISTRWSESSRRVRLTVADSGPGFPAHILQRAFEPYVTTKPRGTGLGLAVVKKIADEHGARIELSNRVDDGVVQGAQVSLSFATYPSVAS; encoded by the coding sequence GTGAGCAAGCGCCAACCCACCGGCGAACCAGCAACGGCCCAGACACTGGCGCGGCAATCGCGCGCCGTGCGCTGGACCGTCGGTGTCGGGGCCGCCATCATGTCGGCCATCGGCATGGTGCTGCTCTTCATGCTGACGCTGGCCACCAACAACCGGGCGCTTTACGAGCGCAACTACGCGTGGCTGTTCGGGGTCAACGTGCTGGTGGCGGTGTTGCTGTTGGCCGTGCTGGCGTGGGTGGGCGTGCGACTGGTTGTGCGCCTGCGGCGTGGGCGCTTTGGCAGCCGCCTGCTGGTCAAGCTGGCCGCCATCTTTGCGCTGGTCGGCCTGCTGCCCGGTTTGCTGATTTATGTGGTGTCCTACCAATTTGTTACGCGCTCCATAGAAAGCTGGTTTGACGTCAAGGTGGAGGGCGCGCTGGTGGCGGGGGTGAACCTGGCGCGCGTGTCCCTTGATTCCATGGCCGAAGACATGGCCAGCAAGGCGCGGGCTGCCAGTGTGCAGCTGGCCCAGGTTCCCGATGCCGCAGCCGGGCTGGTGCTCGAGCGCATCCGCGACCAGCTTTCGGCCACCGACGTGGTCCTGTGGAACGCCGCAGGCCATGCCGTGGCCAGCGCCGGCCAGTCGCGTTTCAGCCTGAGTCCGGAGCGCCCCGGCACAGCCCAGCTGCGCATGGTGCGCCAGCAGCGCACCCTGGCCCAGATCGAGGGGCTGGACGACCTCGCCGACCCTGCCGTCACGCAAAACGCCAGGGTGAAGGTGTTTGCCCTGGTTGCCAGCCCCAGCGTGGGGCTGCTGCTGGAGCCGCGGTTTTTGCAGGTCACGATGCCATTGCCCCCGGCGCTGGTGGCCAATGCCCTTGCGGTGCAGGAGGCCAATCGGGAATACCAGGAGCGTGCACTGGCCCGCGAGGGCCTGCGCCGCATGTATGTGGGCACATTGACGCTGGGCTTGTTTTTGGCCGTGTTTGGCGCAGTTTTGCTGGCAGTGTTGCTGGGCAACCAGCTGGTGCGGCCGCTGCTGGTGCTGGCCGAAGGGGTGCGGGAGGTGGCGGCCGGCAATCTAGGTCCCAAGGCCGCCTTGCAGGGCAAGGATGAACTCGACGGCCTCACCCGTTCCTTTGCCACCATGACCCAGCAGATTGCCGACGCGCAGGGCGCGGTGGAGCAGAGCATGGGCGAGGTGGATGCTGCGCGGGCCAAGCTGCAGACTATTTTGGACAACCTCACGGCAGGCGTGATGGTGCTGGACCCGCAGGGCCTCATCCTGTCCTTCAACCCTGGTGCCACGCGCATCCTGCGCGCTCCCATGGCGGCCTACGCGGGCAAGCCACTCACAGCGGTGCCGGGCATGGCCGCTTTTGCCGCAGCAGTGCAAAAGCAGTTCGACGAATTCCTGGGCGATCAGCACCACCACGGTCTGGACCATTGGCAGCAGCCCTTTGAGCTGCATGGCTCCCCCAGTGGAGCGGCGCACCATGCAACCAGCCTGGTCATACGGGGGGCCGAGCTTCCGGATGCATCGCGGTTGTTGGTCTTTGACGACATTTCAGAAATTGTTTCGGCCCAGCGGGCGCAGGCCTGGGGCGAGGTGGCGCGGCGCCTGGCCCATGAAATCAAGAACCCCCTCACGCCCGTCCAGTTGTCTGCCGAGCGCCTTGAAATGAAGCTCACCGGCAAGTTGCCGGCGCCGGAGCAGGCCATTCTGACCAAGTCGGTCAGAACAATCGTCGAACAGGTCGATGCGATGAAGCGGCTCGTCAACGAGTTCCGCGACTATGCACGCCTGCCCGCCGCCGAATTGCAGGCGCTGGACCTCAACGCGCTGGTGACTGATGTGCTCTATCTGTATGGGGCAGAAAACGCCACCGTGCCCGTGGAATCCGAGCTGGACGCGCGTTGCCTGCCGATTGCCGGCGACGCCCAGCAACTGCGCCAAGTGGTGCACAACCTGCTGCAAAACGCCCAGGACGCCACAGAGCAGGCCCGTGCGGACGGTAGCGCATTGCCGCCCGTGCGCATCAGCACGCGCTGGAGCGAGTCATCGCGCCGCGTACGCCTGACCGTGGCCGACAGCGGCCCGGGCTTCCCCGCGCACATCCTTCAGCGCGCGTTTGAGCCCTATGTGACCACCAAGCCCCGGGGCACGGGATTGGGGTTGGCCGTGGTGAAAAAGATCGCCGATGAGCACGGCGCGCGCATTGAGCTGTCAAACCGGGTTGACGACGGCGTAGTGCAGGGGGCGCAAGTGTCGTTATCATTCGCCACATACCCATCGGTGGCGTCATAA
- a CDS encoding response regulator, which yields MANILVVDDELGIRDLLSEILNDEGHSVDLAENATQARAARATGVYDLVLLDIWMPDTDGVSLLKEWATAGMLTMPVIMMSGHATIDTAVEATRIGAFSFLEKPITLQKLLKAVEQGLARKAAQQTAPVATHQPAAMPADGGFMPAPIIAAAMDGEVEPHSHQGFDLDRPLREARDGFEKAYFEFHLAREGGSMTRVAEKTGLERTHLYRKLRQLGVDLGRGKRG from the coding sequence ATGGCAAACATTCTGGTGGTTGATGACGAACTCGGCATTCGTGACCTCTTGTCGGAAATTCTGAATGACGAGGGGCACAGCGTAGACCTTGCCGAGAACGCGACACAGGCGCGCGCGGCGCGTGCCACGGGTGTGTACGACCTGGTGCTGTTGGACATCTGGATGCCGGACACCGATGGCGTATCGCTCTTGAAAGAATGGGCCACGGCCGGCATGCTCACCATGCCCGTCATCATGATGAGCGGACACGCCACCATCGACACCGCTGTGGAGGCCACCCGGATCGGCGCCTTCTCGTTTCTGGAAAAACCCATCACCCTGCAAAAACTGCTCAAGGCGGTGGAGCAGGGGTTGGCGCGCAAAGCCGCCCAACAGACGGCCCCCGTGGCCACCCATCAGCCCGCAGCGATGCCCGCCGATGGTGGTTTTATGCCCGCGCCGATCATTGCCGCCGCGATGGATGGAGAGGTCGAGCCCCATTCCCACCAGGGGTTCGATCTGGATCGCCCCTTGCGCGAAGCCCGCGATGGCTTTGAAAAAGCCTACTTTGAATTCCATCTGGCCCGTGAAGGTGGTTCGATGACCCGCGTCGCAGAAAAAACCGGGCTGGAGCGCACGCATCTCTACCGCAAGCTGCGGCAACTGGGCGTAGATCTCGGTCGAGGAAAACGCGGTTAA
- a CDS encoding type II toxin-antitoxin system HipA family toxin: MVALNAWMNGEFVGAWQVNRGAHSFSYAPSWLESEKSRPLSLSLPLTRTLEVKGEVVANYFDNLLPDNERIRERIGRRFKTRTLDAFALLEAIGRDCVGAVQLLPEGTTPDGWNRVACEPLTDEQVAAALRAVPDDPVAHHIDEAPPFRISLAGAQEKTAFVRVNGQWCSPVGATPSTHIFKLPLGVIANTTRVNMFDSVENEWLCAQIIQALGLPMAHTEMATFGDQRALIVERFDREWMDDGKWIARLPQEDFCQALGLPPRLKYEGDGGPSTAAGLTLLAGSADAETDRMAFQLVQLAFWLMAAPDGHAKNFSIFLRQGNVYEMTPLYDVLSVWPYMGRSRGQLHMRDVRLAMALRSKNTHYEIHTIRARHWHDLAMKNGGPLVWEAMLGLADGAAQALDAVEAQLPQGFPERIWEPISKGMRSQAEKFLSEAANLS, encoded by the coding sequence ATGGTGGCGCTCAACGCGTGGATGAATGGCGAATTCGTCGGAGCCTGGCAGGTCAACCGCGGAGCTCACAGCTTTTCGTACGCCCCGTCATGGCTGGAGTCCGAGAAGTCCCGACCGCTGTCCCTGTCGCTACCGCTCACCCGTACCCTGGAGGTCAAGGGGGAGGTCGTTGCGAACTACTTCGACAATCTGCTGCCCGACAACGAGCGAATCCGCGAGCGCATCGGCCGGCGATTCAAGACCAGGACACTCGATGCCTTCGCCTTGCTGGAGGCCATTGGCCGTGACTGCGTCGGCGCAGTGCAGTTGCTTCCGGAAGGAACGACGCCTGACGGATGGAACCGCGTGGCATGCGAGCCCCTCACTGATGAGCAGGTCGCGGCCGCACTTCGCGCCGTGCCCGACGACCCGGTCGCGCACCACATCGACGAGGCTCCGCCGTTCCGAATTTCCCTGGCGGGAGCCCAGGAAAAGACCGCCTTCGTGCGGGTCAACGGGCAGTGGTGCAGCCCCGTCGGAGCCACTCCGAGCACCCACATCTTCAAGCTTCCGCTCGGCGTGATCGCCAACACGACCCGAGTGAACATGTTCGACTCCGTCGAGAACGAATGGCTTTGCGCGCAGATCATCCAGGCGCTCGGCCTGCCCATGGCACACACCGAGATGGCCACGTTCGGCGACCAGCGCGCCCTGATCGTGGAGCGCTTCGACCGCGAATGGATGGACGATGGAAAGTGGATCGCCCGACTTCCTCAGGAAGACTTCTGCCAGGCGCTGGGCCTGCCTCCGCGCCTGAAATACGAAGGCGATGGCGGACCATCCACCGCCGCAGGGCTCACGCTGCTGGCCGGGAGCGCGGATGCAGAGACGGACCGGATGGCCTTCCAACTCGTCCAGTTGGCCTTCTGGCTCATGGCGGCACCCGATGGCCACGCCAAGAACTTCTCGATCTTTCTGCGCCAAGGCAATGTCTATGAAATGACGCCTTTGTACGACGTCCTGTCCGTATGGCCCTACATGGGCAGGAGCCGGGGACAACTGCACATGCGAGACGTGCGCTTGGCGATGGCACTGCGTTCGAAGAACACGCACTACGAGATCCACACCATCCGTGCCCGCCACTGGCACGACCTGGCCATGAAGAACGGCGGCCCCCTGGTCTGGGAAGCGATGCTGGGCCTGGCCGATGGTGCCGCGCAGGCCCTCGACGCCGTCGAGGCGCAGTTGCCCCAGGGGTTTCCTGAACGCATCTGGGAGCCGATCTCGAAAGGCATGCGGAGCCAGGCGGAGAAGTTCCTCTCAGAGGCGGCCAACCTCTCCTGA
- a CDS encoding helix-turn-helix domain-containing protein, producing MDFPIHLTSQLREHLRALRKARGLTQAALGRLLGVGQARIAEIESNPGAVSVDQLMKVLSALRASLLLRDDVIDVTANQPDATASPPSPPASNPRKPAKQPSVNIPPTGQWRMQPLTGSGRHQAASVLASRSDAKTPSDAQALRDANPNSDVTPTSRRNFVIRPKKGSW from the coding sequence ATGGACTTCCCGATCCACCTGACCAGCCAGCTTCGCGAGCACCTGCGCGCGCTCAGGAAAGCGCGCGGCCTGACCCAGGCCGCGCTCGGGCGGCTGCTCGGCGTGGGACAGGCCCGCATCGCCGAGATCGAAAGCAACCCTGGCGCCGTGAGCGTCGACCAGTTAATGAAGGTGCTCTCGGCGCTGCGCGCGTCCCTGTTGTTGAGGGATGACGTGATCGACGTGACCGCGAATCAACCGGATGCGACCGCCTCGCCCCCCTCCCCTCCTGCGAGCAACCCCCGCAAGCCGGCCAAGCAACCGTCGGTCAACATCCCACCGACGGGTCAGTGGCGCATGCAGCCCTTGACTGGCAGCGGCCGGCACCAGGCGGCATCGGTTCTCGCAAGCCGCAGTGATGCGAAGACCCCATCGGACGCGCAAGCGCTGCGGGACGCGAACCCGAACTCGGATGTCACACCGACATCCAGGCGCAACTTCGTCATCCGGCCCAAGAAAGGCTCTTGGTAA
- a CDS encoding Hsp70 family protein, with amino-acid sequence MAFLTDTTLGIDFGTSNSAMAVRQGDSPARMLRLEGENNTLPTALFFNAEDHCTHYGRDAVGQYLAGTEGRLMRSLKSLLGSSLLQDKTAVHNALVSYQDIISLFLRMLAQQARDTLGGMPGRVLLGRPVHFVDGDAARDQQAEDALRQAAQDAGFVNIAFQLEPIAAALDYEQRIERESLVLVVDIGGGTSDFTVVRLGPERRARPDRASDILATTGVHVGGTDFDRRLSLALLMPLLGLGHTGPSGREVPSRVFFDLATWHLIQWLYAPRALRDAQALRPDYAQPVLHDRLMAVLHQRLGHRLANTVEQAKIAASVGGVDAPMALDWIEPGLGALVTSEGLARHLAGPLHQVVACASECLQQAGLAPHDLQAIYLTGGSSALRPLRQALRAAFPDTPQVEGDLFGGVAAGLAVAAP; translated from the coding sequence ATGGCATTTCTGACGGACACCACCCTGGGCATTGACTTTGGCACCTCCAACTCGGCGATGGCCGTGCGCCAGGGGGATTCGCCTGCACGCATGCTGCGCCTGGAGGGCGAGAACAACACCTTGCCGACGGCGCTGTTCTTCAATGCCGAAGACCATTGCACCCACTATGGGCGCGACGCGGTGGGGCAGTATCTGGCCGGCACCGAGGGGCGGCTCATGCGCTCGCTCAAAAGCCTGCTGGGCAGTTCGCTGCTGCAGGACAAGACGGCCGTACACAACGCGTTGGTGAGCTACCAGGACATCATCAGCCTGTTCCTGCGCATGCTGGCCCAGCAGGCGCGTGACACGCTGGGCGGCATGCCGGGGCGGGTGTTGCTGGGGCGCCCCGTGCATTTTGTGGATGGTGATGCCGCGCGCGACCAGCAGGCCGAGGACGCCTTGCGACAGGCGGCGCAGGACGCGGGGTTTGTGAACATAGCATTCCAGCTTGAGCCCATTGCCGCGGCGCTGGACTATGAGCAGCGCATCGAGCGCGAATCGCTGGTGCTGGTGGTGGACATTGGCGGCGGCACCTCTGATTTCACCGTGGTGCGCCTGGGGCCGGAGCGCAGGGCCCGCCCTGATCGCGCCAGCGACATTCTGGCCACCACAGGCGTGCATGTCGGAGGCACCGACTTTGATCGGCGCCTCAGCCTGGCGCTGCTGATGCCGCTGCTGGGCCTGGGCCACACCGGGCCTTCGGGGCGCGAGGTGCCCAGCCGCGTGTTCTTTGATCTGGCGACATGGCACCTGATCCAGTGGCTGTATGCGCCACGGGCGCTGCGCGACGCACAGGCCCTGCGACCCGACTACGCGCAGCCGGTGCTGCACGATCGGCTGATGGCGGTGCTGCACCAGCGCCTGGGGCATCGCCTGGCCAACACGGTGGAGCAGGCCAAGATCGCAGCGTCGGTGGGGGGCGTGGATGCACCGATGGCGCTGGACTGGATCGAGCCGGGGCTGGGGGCGCTGGTTACCTCCGAAGGCCTGGCCCGCCACCTTGCCGGGCCGTTGCATCAGGTGGTGGCCTGCGCCAGCGAGTGCCTGCAGCAGGCCGGGCTGGCGCCTCATGATTTGCAGGCCATCTACCTCACCGGAGGGTCGTCGGCGTTGCGTCCGCTGCGCCAGGCGCTGCGTGCGGCGTTCCCTGACACGCCCCAGGTCGAGGGCGATCTGTTTGGCGGCGTCGCAGCGGGGTTGGCGGTGGCCGCCCCATGA